One Rossellomorea marisflavi genomic region harbors:
- a CDS encoding DUF3221 domain-containing protein: protein MKRLIRLLIAFIILTLLWYLGDLSQNYKIQNGASTKEGILIKRNDQFYLVSNRDITSQEIEVLSIKELTQEYSSEIVKLDLSNAIIKNVKSGDRVVIWYTETVESYPGRIIVLKIEKV from the coding sequence TTGAAGAGACTTATAAGATTGTTAATTGCTTTTATCATTCTTACATTGCTTTGGTATCTGGGAGATTTAAGTCAAAATTATAAAATTCAAAATGGAGCATCCACAAAAGAAGGAATTCTTATAAAGAGAAATGATCAGTTCTACCTTGTCTCTAACAGAGATATTACAAGTCAAGAAATCGAAGTTCTTTCGATAAAGGAATTAACACAAGAATATTCCTCTGAGATAGTAAAGCTAGATTTGAGTAATGCAATTATTAAAAATGTAAAATCAGGTGATAGAGTAGTAATTTGGTATACAGAAACAGTGGAATCTTACCCAGGGAGAATAATAGTTTTAAAAATTGAAAAAGTGTGA
- a CDS encoding trypsin-like serine peptidase: MKKYYFFLLLVLGLILMPVTSLANDKESKNVHPNDMVNSKGEVIKYEDYKKYLENSSTLEQNTSFNGSGKVLPERDLPDFKKDKPYKSVSPFNFEKSYAPNVVIGQDGRKVVTDTSVNPYRQITYIELDWGDSWGWCSGTLIGKDTVLTNGHCVVDPSKQKGITSGYVIPGLNENHYSYGAYQVVDYFVPSHWINNGSSTHDYAVLKLAPYMGQNAGDVAGYRPIKQVNNVVNQSIKLYGYPQDRIDSTGRVSQWGMSGSIGREDTALAFYQIDTYRGQSGSALLNSSNEIIGVHRGSYGFSDGKTYNGGPKMTKPVYDFIKAAQR, from the coding sequence ATGAAAAAATATTACTTCTTTTTGCTTTTAGTTTTGGGTTTGATTCTGATGCCAGTGACTTCCTTAGCAAATGATAAGGAGTCTAAAAATGTTCACCCTAATGATATGGTGAATTCAAAAGGTGAAGTTATTAAGTATGAAGATTACAAGAAATACTTAGAAAATTCATCTACTCTAGAACAGAACACGTCTTTTAATGGTTCAGGAAAAGTTCTTCCTGAAAGAGATCTGCCTGACTTTAAGAAAGATAAGCCTTATAAAAGTGTATCCCCTTTTAATTTTGAAAAATCATATGCACCTAATGTAGTAATTGGTCAAGATGGAAGGAAAGTAGTAACTGATACCTCGGTCAATCCATACAGGCAAATCACTTATATTGAATTGGATTGGGGTGATTCTTGGGGATGGTGTTCAGGTACACTAATAGGAAAGGACACTGTTTTGACAAATGGACACTGTGTGGTTGATCCTAGTAAACAGAAAGGGATAACCAGCGGGTACGTTATTCCAGGATTAAATGAAAATCATTACAGTTACGGTGCCTACCAAGTAGTCGATTATTTTGTGCCAAGCCATTGGATAAATAATGGTTCTAGTACACATGACTATGCGGTACTTAAATTAGCTCCTTATATGGGGCAAAATGCAGGTGACGTTGCTGGTTATAGACCTATTAAGCAAGTAAATAATGTTGTAAATCAATCTATAAAACTATATGGGTACCCACAAGATCGTATTGATTCAACAGGAAGGGTTTCCCAATGGGGAATGTCTGGAAGTATTGGAAGAGAGGACACTGCTTTAGCCTTTTATCAAATAGACACATATAGAGGGCAATCTGGTTCTGCATTATTAAATAGTTCGAACGAGATTATTGGTGTCCATAGAGGTTCTTATGGATTCAGTGATGGTAAAACATACAATGGGGGACCCAAAATGACAAAACCTGTATATGATTTCATAAAAGCCGCCCAAAGATAG
- a CDS encoding PrgI family protein produces the protein MRKEIVPIDMASEQKEFMGLVSKRQVLYLLLGGYAIYSYAPKVFPLVGNWMVGVILTIVSILPTAVIIGMLAFYKIEKYHMYLDRYLLTKLQYKHQLGNWSKYKKNLIEKDDMY, from the coding sequence ATGAGAAAAGAAATTGTACCAATAGATATGGCAAGTGAACAAAAAGAATTTATGGGGTTAGTTAGTAAACGACAAGTGCTCTACCTTCTGTTAGGTGGTTATGCCATATACAGTTATGCCCCTAAAGTCTTTCCTTTGGTCGGAAACTGGATGGTGGGCGTCATCCTTACGATTGTCTCTATTCTTCCGACAGCGGTCATAATAGGCATGCTTGCTTTTTACAAAATTGAAAAATATCACATGTACTTAGATAGATATCTATTAACAAAATTACAGTATAAGCACCAATTGGGGAATTGGAGCAAATACAAAAAAAATCTGATTGAAAAGGATGATATGTATTAA
- a CDS encoding DUF3854 domain-containing protein produces the protein MINTNGDAVACIRIESEKPFSKNSACPSWLHWLKRNEKKQITTENIQQENSEKKLSSDSLDTIYRSLLVNTELSNDHYNHLSGKDRGLSDEQIRIREYKSFPEKPWNCARLIEKSIGLKDFTGVPGFYLAKGRNGGSYWNVSGPKGILIPFRNNKNEIEGFQIRIDNPPNEIKLKKRDELLHAEVKRQPNIVQVSYEGEILMEKEFTLDENVTIYHENNIIGWVTLTKGQRYFWLSSANKPKGTISGLPAPVHVSVPSSELKDWSVGELRRAKSVWLGEGPLKQDIAIDKIVQVYDKEELSDVGTTMLGLPGVGSWRLAIPILKEMGAERVNICYDMDSVSNVYVQKHLKECIKGLRNEGLQVYISLWDGKKDGKGIDDLLINKSFPELRRLV, from the coding sequence ATGATCAACACGAATGGAGATGCAGTAGCCTGTATCAGAATTGAGAGTGAAAAACCATTCTCAAAGAACTCTGCTTGTCCTTCATGGTTACATTGGCTGAAGAGAAACGAAAAAAAGCAAATTACGACTGAAAACATTCAGCAAGAGAATAGTGAAAAAAAACTATCATCTGATTCATTGGATACTATATACCGAAGTCTTTTAGTTAATACGGAATTGAGTAATGATCACTATAATCATCTTTCAGGTAAAGATAGGGGACTAAGTGATGAGCAAATACGAATTAGAGAATATAAGTCTTTCCCTGAGAAACCTTGGAATTGTGCAAGGCTAATTGAAAAATCAATAGGTCTAAAGGATTTCACAGGGGTCCCAGGATTTTATTTAGCAAAAGGGAGAAATGGTGGTTCTTATTGGAATGTATCAGGGCCAAAGGGCATTCTTATTCCTTTTAGGAACAATAAAAATGAAATAGAGGGATTTCAAATAAGGATTGATAACCCACCAAATGAAATAAAACTGAAAAAGAGAGATGAATTACTGCACGCAGAAGTAAAAAGGCAGCCAAATATTGTTCAAGTATCGTATGAGGGAGAAATTTTAATGGAGAAGGAGTTTACCCTCGATGAAAATGTAACTATCTATCATGAGAATAATATTATTGGATGGGTGACGTTAACTAAGGGGCAACGTTATTTTTGGTTGTCTTCAGCCAATAAGCCTAAAGGTACGATAAGTGGACTGCCTGCCCCTGTACACGTATCCGTTCCTTCATCAGAGTTAAAGGATTGGTCCGTTGGGGAATTACGAAGAGCAAAAAGTGTTTGGCTAGGAGAAGGACCACTCAAGCAGGATATAGCCATTGATAAAATTGTTCAGGTTTATGATAAGGAGGAACTTTCTGACGTTGGGACCACAATGTTAGGACTGCCTGGAGTAGGGAGCTGGCGTTTAGCAATCCCTATATTAAAAGAAATGGGAGCAGAAAGAGTTAATATTTGCTACGATATGGATTCTGTTTCTAATGTGTATGTTCAGAAGCATTTAAAAGAATGTATTAAGGGTCTCAGAAATGAAGGTCTGCAAGTATATATCTCTTTATGGGATGGAAAGAAGGATGGCAAAGGCATAGACGATCTTTTAATTAATAAAAGTTTCCCGGAGCTGAGAAGATTAGTCTAA